The Deinococcus hopiensis KR-140 sequence ACCTCGGCAACCTCGGGGTGCTGCGCCTCCCTTGCGGGGACGCGTTTCAGGGCTTGCTTACTTTAGCGGCGACTCCCCAATCTGTCAACAGGCGCGGCAGGGAGACGTACGCCTCTGCCCCACGCGGGCCCTTCAGCCTTTCAGGCGGCCCTCCAGAAAGGCCCACACGTCGGCCGCCTCGGCGATCGCGAGGGAGGTCGGCATTCCAGCTCCATGTCCGGCACGGGTCTGAATGCGAATGAGCACCGGAGCCTCGCCCACATGGACGCGCTGCAACTCAGCGGCGAACTTGAAGGAGTGGGCGGGCACCACGCGGTCGTCGTGGTCCCCGGTGGTGATGAGCGTGGCGGGGTAAGCGGCGCCTTCCCTGAGGTTGTGCAGCGGCGAGTAGCCCAGCAGGGTTTCGAGCATCTGGGGATCGTCCGAGCGCCCGTAGTCCGAAGCCCAGGCCCAGCCGATGGTGAAGTGCTGGTAGCGCAGCATGTCCAGTACCCCCACCTGAGGCACAGCAGCAGCGAACAGGTCCGGGCGCTGCGTCATGCACGCGCCCACCAGCAGGCCACCGTTGCTGCCCCCCTGAATCCCGAGATGCGCGGGCGAGGTGATGCCCGTGTGGATCAAATGCTCGGCGCAGGAGATGAAGTCATCGAAGACGTTCTGCTTCCGCTCCAGGGTGCCCGCCTGGTGCCAGTCCTCACCGTACTCGCCGCCCCCGCGCAGATTGGCGTAGACGAACACGCCCCCGCGCTCCAGCCACGCCAGCCGCGAGGGGCTAAAGGCGGGCGTGAGGCTGATGTTGAAGCCGCCGTAGCCGTACAGCAGGGTGGGGTTCGCGCCGTCTCTGCCCAGCCCCTTGCGCGACACGATGAACATGGGCACGCGCGTACCGTCGCGGCTCTGTGCGAATTCCTGCCTCACCTCGTAGCCGTCCGCGCCGAAGGGCACGGCGGGCGCGGCCAGCGCTTCGGGCGTTCCGTCCGGCAGGGTCAGCGCGTAGGGCGTGGTGGGGTGCAGGAAGGACGTGAAGCCGAGAAAGACCTCCGGGCTATCGGGGCGCGCGCTCAGGGCGACGATGGAGCCGAGGCTGGGCAACCCGATCTCGCGCTGAGGAACGCCACTGCGGGCCCGCAGGGTGAGGCGGTGGCTGGCGTTCCTCAGCGTCAGCGTCAGCAAGCCGTCCGGCACGAGGGTTGCCTCCTGCAGCGCGTCTCCAGCCTCGGGCACGATTTCCCGGCGCTCGCCCGTCTCCAGACTCCAGGTCAGGAGGCGGCGGCGGGGCGCGCCGTCGTCGGTCAGGACGAACAGCAGCGGGCCGTCGCTCCCGATCACCTCATAATGGGCGTGAAAGTCGCTCACGAGTTCGCGGAAGGGACCGTCTGAGCCGATCTCGCGCACCCACAGCAGGTTCTTCGGGCTGGTGCCCATCCAGACATGAATGAGGAGGTAGCGCCCATCGTGCGTAACGCTGCCCCCAAAGCCCCAGTCGGGCTGGTCCGGGCGCTCCATCACCACCGCGTCCAGCGTCTGCTCGGTGCCGAGACGGTGGAACATCAGCCGCTGGTTGCGGTTGCTGCCCGTCAGCGCCTCGCCCTCACCGGGGGCACTGTAGGCGCTGTAGTAAAAGCCGCTGCCGTCCGGATGCCAGGCCGCGCCGCTGAATTTGCTCCACTCCAGGCGGTCCGGGAGGTCCTCGCCGCTCTCCACGTCGCGCACCCGCCAGGTCAGCCAGTCGCTGCCGCCGCTCTGGGTGCTGTAGGCCAGCCGCTCGCCGTCCTCGCTGATGTGGTTGCCCATCAGGGCCACGGTGCCGTCTTCGCTGAGGGTATTGGCGTCCAGCAGGGTGCGCCAGGGGCCGCGCGGGCTGTCCGCCACTTCCAGCACGTTCTGGTTGAGCAGGCCCGGGTTGAACTGCCGGAAGTACCGCGCACCGCGCTTCCACGGTGTACCTGACTTGGCGTAATTCCACAGCTCGGTCAGGCGCCCGCGGTAGGCCTCACGGGCAGGCAGGCGCGCGAGAACTTCCTCCGTCACGCGGTTCTGCGCCTCCACCCAGGCGCGCGTCTCGGGCGCGTCGGGGTCTTCGAGCCAGCGGTAGGGATCGGGCACGCGCACTTCCGAGCCCGACGCGTTCGTGTACACGTCCACGTGTTCACCGCGCAGGGCGTCTGGGTAGGTCAGCGGGGAGCCGGGTTGTGAGGTCACGCGTCTATCCTGACACGGGCGAGGATGGGTCGCCGGAGAACCTGCGTTCGGTGGGCGCCCGTTCCAACTGCCGGGTCAGGGCACGTGCTTCTCGGCCAGCCCTGCGTTGGCCTCACGCGTGCGGGGAGGGCCACTTCGCGCAGGGCGGGCAGTTCACCGGAAGGCGGAGCTTGAGCGGAAGGACACCTCTATCGCCCGGCCCCGCCGCAGCTGCGTGACAAAGGCCGTCGCCCGG is a genomic window containing:
- a CDS encoding prolyl oligopeptidase family serine peptidase — protein: MTSQPGSPLTYPDALRGEHVDVYTNASGSEVRVPDPYRWLEDPDAPETRAWVEAQNRVTEEVLARLPAREAYRGRLTELWNYAKSGTPWKRGARYFRQFNPGLLNQNVLEVADSPRGPWRTLLDANTLSEDGTVALMGNHISEDGERLAYSTQSGGSDWLTWRVRDVESGEDLPDRLEWSKFSGAAWHPDGSGFYYSAYSAPGEGEALTGSNRNQRLMFHRLGTEQTLDAVVMERPDQPDWGFGGSVTHDGRYLLIHVWMGTSPKNLLWVREIGSDGPFRELVSDFHAHYEVIGSDGPLLFVLTDDGAPRRRLLTWSLETGERREIVPEAGDALQEATLVPDGLLTLTLRNASHRLTLRARSGVPQREIGLPSLGSIVALSARPDSPEVFLGFTSFLHPTTPYALTLPDGTPEALAAPAVPFGADGYEVRQEFAQSRDGTRVPMFIVSRKGLGRDGANPTLLYGYGGFNISLTPAFSPSRLAWLERGGVFVYANLRGGGEYGEDWHQAGTLERKQNVFDDFISCAEHLIHTGITSPAHLGIQGGSNGGLLVGACMTQRPDLFAAAVPQVGVLDMLRYQHFTIGWAWASDYGRSDDPQMLETLLGYSPLHNLREGAAYPATLITTGDHDDRVVPAHSFKFAAELQRVHVGEAPVLIRIQTRAGHGAGMPTSLAIAEAADVWAFLEGRLKG